The proteins below come from a single Prosthecobacter sp. SYSU 5D2 genomic window:
- a CDS encoding ADP-ribosylglycohydrolase family protein, translated as MISPSSRLQAALWGQFVGDAAALGTHWIYDLDDLAKKHPNIQGFETPKKGHYHEGKQSGDQTHYGDAALLLLESLAACGGRFRESDFGMRFESHFSSPSCRSYLDHATRETLEHLQKEPGNFQNGADDDQLATVSRLAPVVISYLQDDFIQTADAIRRLTLVTQNHPTAIACATAHAMLLRTLLQGTPFRDAFELTRKSREVSCDGSDYFEFAYMLREMDVITATGRYGQSCPLPQSFPSALHAAWRHHDCFEVAVLSTIKAGGDNAGRASMVGAWLGAATGMEGIPEAWMEKLTARDRITKAIEQLFSHLDGQKQG; from the coding sequence GTGATTTCTCCTTCGTCCCGTCTTCAAGCTGCCCTATGGGGGCAATTCGTTGGCGATGCTGCCGCACTCGGCACGCATTGGATTTATGATTTGGACGACCTGGCCAAAAAGCACCCGAATATTCAGGGCTTCGAGACCCCAAAAAAAGGCCATTATCACGAAGGCAAGCAGTCCGGCGACCAGACCCACTATGGTGATGCCGCCCTGCTCTTGCTGGAATCTCTCGCCGCCTGCGGAGGACGTTTTCGTGAAAGCGACTTCGGCATGCGTTTTGAAAGCCATTTCAGCAGCCCTTCATGCCGCAGCTACCTTGACCATGCCACCCGTGAGACCCTGGAGCATCTTCAAAAAGAGCCCGGCAATTTCCAAAACGGTGCCGATGACGATCAGCTCGCCACCGTCAGCCGCCTGGCTCCAGTTGTCATTTCCTATCTGCAAGATGACTTTATTCAAACCGCAGACGCCATCCGCAGGCTGACCCTCGTCACCCAAAACCATCCCACCGCCATCGCTTGTGCTACCGCCCACGCAATGCTGCTGCGCACCCTGCTTCAGGGCACCCCTTTTCGCGATGCCTTTGAGCTCACCCGTAAATCACGTGAAGTGAGCTGCGACGGCTCGGACTACTTTGAATTTGCCTATATGCTGCGGGAGATGGACGTCATCACCGCCACCGGCCGTTATGGCCAGAGCTGCCCGCTGCCACAAAGCTTCCCCTCAGCCCTCCACGCCGCCTGGCGGCACCACGATTGCTTTGAAGTCGCTGTCCTGAGCACCATCAAGGCAGGCGGTGACAATGCCGGACGCGCCAGCATGGTCGGTGCCTGGCTGGGCGCTGCCACCGGCATGGAAGGCATTCCAGAAGCCTGGATGGAGAAGCTCACCGCCAGGGATCGAATCACCAAGGCCATTGAGCAGCTCTTCTCCCATCTGGACGGGCAAAAGCAGGGTTGA
- a CDS encoding sugar phosphate isomerase/epimerase family protein — MRFAICNETYPNWPFEKVCEDAAAAGYHALELAPFTLKEDPRELTEADALRLSHIASSFGLEILGLHWLLTKPTWFHITTPDALQRKETAKFGQHLARFCATTGGRIMVWGSPKARNTLPEWEYEDAFKRAADSVRAVAEEAGKYGVIIAMEPLGRKETNFLNNAEETIRLCKMVDHPSCKLHLDVKAMSDEGKPIADIIRDSKDWFVHFHANDPNLLGPGMGEVKYEPIISALREVDYQGYLSVEVFDYSPGPENIARKSISYLKEVMGVE, encoded by the coding sequence ATGCGCTTTGCGATCTGTAACGAAACCTACCCGAACTGGCCCTTTGAAAAAGTGTGCGAAGATGCCGCAGCCGCCGGTTATCACGCCCTGGAACTGGCCCCCTTCACTCTTAAAGAGGACCCGCGTGAACTCACCGAAGCCGATGCCCTCCGCCTCAGCCACATCGCCTCCTCCTTTGGCCTGGAAATTCTCGGCCTTCACTGGCTGCTGACCAAGCCCACCTGGTTTCACATCACCACCCCGGATGCACTTCAGCGCAAAGAGACCGCTAAATTTGGCCAGCACCTAGCTCGTTTTTGCGCCACCACCGGCGGCCGCATCATGGTCTGGGGCAGCCCCAAAGCCCGCAACACCCTGCCTGAATGGGAATACGAAGACGCCTTCAAACGTGCCGCCGATTCCGTCCGTGCCGTCGCTGAGGAAGCTGGCAAATACGGCGTCATCATCGCCATGGAACCCCTGGGTCGCAAAGAAACTAACTTCCTGAACAACGCCGAGGAAACCATCCGCTTATGCAAGATGGTGGACCACCCAAGCTGCAAGCTGCACCTGGACGTCAAAGCCATGAGCGATGAAGGCAAACCCATTGCGGACATCATCCGCGACAGCAAAGACTGGTTCGTCCACTTCCACGCCAACGATCCCAACCTCCTCGGCCCCGGCATGGGTGAGGTGAAGTATGAACCCATCATCTCCGCCCTGCGCGAGGTGGACTACCAGGGCTACCTCTCCGTCGAAGTCTTCGACTACAGCCCCGGCCCGGAAAACATCGCCCGCAAGAGCATCAGCTATTTGAAGGAAGTCATGGGCGTGGAGTGA
- a CDS encoding nitrate reductase produces the protein MITLPAPTFREWNGPLTTDLVREPSRFGLGPLPRRLQPNGTAKSVCGFCSTGCGLKLHLKDGIAINATPDPDYPVNLGTACPKGWEALTPLDSPDRATTPLLNNQPVDWPTAMQVFCDRMKAVMAEHGPESAAFISTGQIMCEEMAFLGSLAKFGMGMIHGDGNTRQCMATAVTAYKESFGFDAPPFTYTDFEESDVLVFIGANPCIAHPIMWQRVLRNKRQPEIIVVDPRMTETAMAATQHYAIKPKSDLTLLYGIAHLLIRDGALDTAFVTSHTTGFDEFATFIQTYTPEHVAAETGLSTEQLQRFADTIRSGTPRVSFWWTMGVNQSHQATRTAQAIINLALMTGNIGNPGTGANSITGQCNAMGSRLFSNTTNLIGGHDFKNAAHREKIAEAMSIPVASIPDQPSLAYDQILEGIESGKIKALWIIATNPSHSWINQNRFNDLLSKLDFFVVQDMYATTETARRAHLFLPAAAWGEKEGTFINSERRIGLSRQVRRAPGQALSDFRIFRLIAHAWGLDDMFAEWTSPEAAFQVMKRCTQDQPCDITGIQDYAMIESSGGVQWPLKEASSSFETERRLFSDGLFYTPDQRARFIFDVSTESPEMPDQDYPLVLLTGRGTSAQWHTETRTGKSKVLSLLAPEELFLDLHPQDAATLRIRDNDQVIVTSRRASLTTKARLSPAVGEGQVFLPMHDARVNQLTLWVVDPHSRQPSYKHCTVRVTLAPK, from the coding sequence ATGATCACCCTGCCCGCACCCACCTTTCGCGAATGGAACGGCCCGCTGACCACGGATCTTGTACGTGAGCCGTCACGCTTCGGGTTAGGCCCGCTTCCCCGGCGTTTGCAACCCAATGGCACGGCCAAATCCGTCTGCGGATTCTGCTCCACCGGCTGCGGGTTAAAGCTGCATCTCAAAGACGGCATCGCCATCAATGCCACCCCGGATCCGGATTATCCCGTCAATCTCGGCACCGCCTGCCCGAAAGGCTGGGAGGCATTGACTCCCCTCGATTCCCCCGACCGCGCCACCACCCCGTTGCTCAATAACCAACCCGTTGACTGGCCAACCGCTATGCAGGTCTTTTGCGACCGCATGAAAGCCGTCATGGCCGAGCATGGACCCGAGTCCGCCGCCTTCATCAGCACCGGCCAGATCATGTGTGAAGAAATGGCCTTCCTCGGCTCCCTGGCCAAGTTTGGCATGGGCATGATCCATGGCGATGGCAATACCCGCCAGTGCATGGCTACGGCCGTGACAGCCTATAAAGAAAGCTTTGGATTTGATGCCCCGCCCTTCACTTATACTGATTTTGAGGAGAGCGACGTGCTCGTTTTCATCGGGGCCAATCCCTGCATTGCCCATCCCATCATGTGGCAGCGCGTGTTGAGGAACAAGCGCCAGCCCGAAATCATCGTGGTGGACCCCCGCATGACGGAGACCGCCATGGCCGCCACCCAGCACTACGCCATCAAGCCAAAAAGCGACCTCACCTTGCTATACGGCATCGCCCATTTGCTCATCCGGGATGGAGCCCTGGATACCGCCTTTGTCACCTCTCATACCACCGGCTTCGACGAATTTGCCACCTTCATTCAAACCTATACCCCAGAGCATGTCGCCGCCGAAACAGGCCTGAGCACGGAGCAGTTGCAGCGGTTTGCCGATACCATCCGCAGCGGCACGCCACGTGTCTCCTTCTGGTGGACCATGGGGGTGAACCAAAGCCATCAGGCCACCCGCACCGCCCAGGCCATCATCAATCTGGCACTCATGACGGGCAACATCGGCAATCCTGGCACCGGTGCCAATTCCATCACCGGCCAGTGCAATGCCATGGGTTCCCGCCTCTTTTCCAACACCACCAACCTCATCGGCGGACACGACTTCAAAAATGCCGCCCATCGCGAAAAGATAGCTGAGGCCATGAGCATCCCCGTGGCAAGCATCCCGGACCAGCCCAGCCTCGCCTACGACCAGATCTTGGAAGGCATCGAAAGCGGAAAGATCAAAGCCCTCTGGATCATCGCCACCAACCCCAGCCACTCCTGGATTAACCAAAACCGTTTCAACGACCTGCTGTCGAAGCTCGATTTCTTCGTCGTGCAGGACATGTATGCCACCACGGAGACCGCCCGGCGCGCCCACCTCTTTCTGCCCGCCGCCGCCTGGGGTGAGAAAGAAGGCACTTTTATCAATTCCGAACGCCGCATCGGCCTCAGCCGCCAGGTGCGCCGCGCTCCCGGCCAGGCCCTCAGCGATTTCCGCATCTTCCGTCTCATCGCCCATGCCTGGGGCCTGGATGACATGTTTGCTGAATGGACATCCCCTGAGGCTGCCTTCCAGGTCATGAAGCGCTGCACCCAGGACCAGCCCTGCGACATCACCGGCATTCAGGACTATGCCATGATCGAATCCAGTGGCGGCGTGCAGTGGCCGCTTAAAGAAGCCTCATCCTCCTTTGAAACCGAGCGTCGTTTGTTCTCCGACGGCCTTTTCTATACCCCAGACCAACGTGCCAGGTTTATCTTTGACGTTTCTACAGAGTCACCGGAAATGCCCGACCAGGACTATCCTCTAGTCCTCCTGACCGGCCGTGGAACCAGTGCCCAATGGCACACCGAAACGCGCACCGGCAAATCCAAAGTCCTGAGCCTGCTGGCTCCTGAAGAGCTCTTCCTGGACCTGCATCCGCAAGATGCCGCCACGCTCCGTATTCGCGACAATGATCAAGTCATCGTCACCTCCCGCAGGGCATCCTTGACCACCAAGGCCCGCCTCTCTCCCGCTGTCGGCGAGGGGCAGGTCTTCCTGCCTATGCACGATGCCCGCGTAAACCAGCTCACCCTTTGGGTCGTGGATCCGCACAGCCGGCAGCCCAGCTATAAACACTGTACAGTAAGAGTGACCCTGGCACCCAAATGA